The segment tttgcttctccttccatcCCATCACaatcccagtcctaattcctacactatCATCACTTTGTGGTTCTCTATCCTCTCCgccctcattccacagggatgagggGACCCGAAATGAACGCCTCTCGGCTCCTGTTGGCTTTCCccgggattcagtttaaaagatGCTCTTCcacctttttaattttatgtgaCAGCAGTTCAGTTCCAAGTTCATTCAAGTGAAGTCCATCCCTCTTCTCCAAGCCCACCTTGTTCTAAAAAATTCCCGAGTGCCAGATGAATCTAAACTCCTTCTCTTGACACCACCATCTCATCCACGTGTAGAGACCCCTCAGCTCTGCCTgcctgatgacacccagctctacatctccttttctccaaccacagtggatgctgttctgtcccttcagcgctgcctggaggctgtactgcaatggatgcaggagaatggactgaggctgaacccagacaagatggagttCCAGAGGGTGGTTGGTCCCTCCATTGGTggattgggaaactccctctcttttgggggagtgattcTCACCATGAAGAATGAGGTTTGCTGCTTGGGGGGTCTATCTGGatccgacactcaccatggaaacccagtgaTCTGCTCcgtctatttccatctgtggtggattgtccagctgtgtccctatcttgatgttggggtacTCACCACTCTGCTCCATGCGCTTGCAGTCTCgaaattagactactgcaatgcgctctacgtggggctttttgagtttgatgcagaagcttcaaatggtgcagaatgcggtggacagacttctcagtgggacgagaaaatatcagcatatttcccccactctggatgccttgcattggctgcctgttcatttccacattgatttcaaagtgttaatgatgacataagccctaaatggtttaggacctcaatatctaccagaacgcctcctcccacctagatctatccaAATCACTCGTTTTAGCCAGGAAGGGTGACTGAAGGGCCCAATgcagagggaggcctggagagaaagaacaagaaacctggccttctcgtcagtggccccttgcctttgcaATAGTCTCCCCtctgagatctgtctggctccctcgctggctgtttttaagagcaaacgtaagacctggctctttaggcaggctttccctcctgtcatcacttgaattttttcctcttcatcttgaactatattattatcgttgttttttattttgttatattctttttattccttttttattgttagctgccagagtagactttggcctagatgggtggggtataaatttaataaataaatacctgcccCTGTGTGTTTAACAGGTAGCACTTCCAAGAACAATACCTTTCAGGTACAGTAGTATCTCGTTCTATGTACAACTTGGTTTACATAATTTCTGGTTTACGAAACGAAATCCATTCAAAATAATGCCTTGATTTAATAGTCTTTTTCCCCGtttctttcactttgtgaagGAGGTTTCactgtgcctggaggtttgtagcaccaccaccatcgctaTGGCAACCCGCGTTCCAGTTTATGTATTTTTCGCATTACGTAATGTCCTGGAGGACACATTGGTTTTGTAacccgaggtactactgtaatatgcagcctttagaatttgtaatatttaatttagctggggtcaaataccttctgaatttcaatgtttaaatttttgcttttattctcacagtTGTGATTTAAcaaattcttccctcccctctttccataGACATTGGTTTAAGTTCCTAGCtctggagccagaaattgggagttcacttaccttctagctttgcagttctaagattatattaactgagtacagtggtgcctcgcatagcgaggttaatccgttccggattaaccttcgctatgctgaagcatcgttaaacgggacagaaaagcccattggaacgcattaaacatcgtttaatgcgttccaaatgggccaaatactcaccgttcaacgaagcttcgtaatggccggcagccattttcgcgccctcgcctcgcttaacgagggcacgaaaacgctgcacgcggccattttgggtcatttcCGGCCATTTCCgcgcttccggcggccattttggccgccgaacagctgattgtcgggcttcgttttgcgaagatcggtaagcgaaatgcttaccggtcttcgcaaagcgaattgagccctattcaaaagacgttaagcgatcgcattagcgatctgaaaaaacagatcgctatgcgatttcgtcgttatgcggtgcgctcgttaagcgaggcaccactgtatctatttccCTGACCATCTTTGCTTCCTATCCTGctttcagaaattcctgatgatGACCTGTAATAGCATTTTATAAACTCTACATGCCATCCCTTTCGTggacctttcctttctcttcgccctctgaataataatctctgcagaGTTTGTCAGTTCCCAGCATCTACCACTTTCTCTTTTCCAGTTCTCGAGTCTAATTATCTGCATTCATCCACTTTTACacttcctttctaacactgtcctttcacccccttgttattcatttttgctttaaaaatcctttaattaaattatttgtttcctctttaatcaactttgagaaattcctttctaattttctggaaaaataagtacaatcattggggagaatttgagaagaaaaaaagttaatatactttgaatttTGTGTACTGTACTTACTTGGATGTGGAAATGATCCTCCCTTCATGACTCCTCCCTCCAAAAGGTCCCTCACTGAAGAGCCCATCCAACCTCAAGCTGAAAGGAATATCCTCCAGTCTGGCATCATCCcctccctgtttctcttccttcacctTTTTGGCTGGGTTTCCTTCCTACTCTGTGACTCAGGTGGAAACTGAACACCTCATTCcttattcctgcagattttggaagtgattgtttgtcttctttttctaatctatcagatgatgaagaacaggagaggaagaattgcccagcaacatctggggcaacctgggcaggaactcatgatcaagcaagaaaacagagaactgaaaatAGGAATGACCAGGCATGGACTTCACATGAAAGGACTGACGCACAGGAAATACTACataaatgcatgtcacctcagtaaACATCAAAGAACACATGAAGGCGAGAAACTGTATCcatgtttggaatgtggaaagagcttcaatcagagtAGTAACTTGAGgagacatgaaagaactcacactggggagagaccacataaatgcatggaatgtggaaagagctttattcgcagttatgcccttagattacatcaaaggactcacactggggagaaaccacataaatgcatggaatgcggaaagggCTTTACtctgagtggtcagcttaggtcacatgaaaggactcacactggggagaaaccacataaatgcatggaatgtggaaagagctttagtcatagtTCTGCCCTTAAGtttcatcaaaggactcacactggggagaagccacataaatgcatggaatgtggaaagagctttagtcttaGTGGTgtccttaagttacatcaaaggattcacagtggggaaaaaccatataaatgcatggaatgtggaaagagctttagttcgagtggtcagcttaggtcacatgaaaggattcacactggggagaaaccacatgaatgcatggaatgtggaaaaagcttcagtcttAGTGGtaaccttaagttacatcaaaggattcacactggggagaaaccacataaatgcatggaatgtggaaagagctttagtcacagtagtacccttaggttgcatcaaaggactcacactggggagaaaccacataaatgtatagaatgtggaaagagctttaataaTATTGGTGTccttaggagacatcaaaggacccacactggggaaaaaccacataaatgcatggactgtggaaagagctttagtgagagtggtgaccttaggagacatgaaagaactcatactggggaaaaaccatataaatgcatagaatgtggaaagagctttggttgCAGTAGTCACCTTACGagacatcaaaggattcacactggggagaagccacataaatgcatagaatgtggaaagagctttagtcagagtagtgaCCTTAGGTTACACCAAAGAacccacagtggggagaaaccacataaatgcatagaatgtggaaagagctttactctgagtggtcagcttaggtcacatgaaaggactcacactggggagaaaccacataaatgcatggaatgtggaaagagctttagtcagagtggtgcccttaagtttcaccaaaggactcacactggggagaagccacagaaatgcatagaatgtggaaagagctttagtaggagtggtgccctgaagttacatcaaaggattcacagtggggaaagaccatataaatgcatggaatgtggaaagagctttagtcgcagtagtcaccttaagttacatcaaaggattcacactggggagaaaccacataaatgcatggaatgtggaaagagcttcagtcatagttCTGCCCTTAAGtttcatcaaaggactcacactggggagaagccacataaatgcatggaatgtggaaagagctttagtcttaGTGGTgtccttaagttacatcaaaggattcacagtggggaaaaaccatataaatgcatggaatgtggaaagagctttagttcgagtggtcagcttaggtcacatgaaaggattcacactggggagaaaccacatgaatgcatggaatgtggaaaaagcttcagtcttAGTGGtaaccttaagttacatcaaaggattcacactggggagaaaccacataaatgcatggaatgtggaaagagcttcagtcatagtagtcaccttaagttacatcaaagaattcacactggggagaaaccacataaatgtatagaatgtggaaagagctttaataaTATTGGTGTccttaggagacatcaaaggacccacactggggaaaaaccacataaatgcatggactatggaaagagctttagtgagactggtgaccttaggaaacatgaaagaactcatactggggaaaaaccatataaatgcatagaatgtggaaagagctttagtcagagtggtaccctgaagttacatcaaaggattcacagtggggaaagaccatataaatgcatggaatgtggaaagagctttagtcgcagtagtcaccttaagttacatcaaaggattcacactggggagaaatcatatgaatgcatggaatgtggaaagagctttagtttgagtggtcagcttaggtcacatcaaagaactcacactggggagaaaccacatataaatgcatggaatgtggaaagagcttcagtcagatcAGTTCCCTGAGTTCCCATCGAAGAACACAGTGAACCTaaaatgcatttgccttttttgtagccacatcaaactgttggctcttatttagcttgtgatccacGACAATTCTCAGatcgtggttgttgtgggttttttgggctctttggccatgttctgaaggttgtttttcctaacgttttgccagtctctgtggccggcatcttcagaggacagcactctgtgctctggtgtagttagctAGGCACTCCCTagatggaggatcttcgttggactgtgagtttttcagcccattgtaacgcattaaacgttttttaatgtgtttcaatttgctttattttaccgctttacgatgtttttgctctacagctattttactgaaacgaattaacatccttaagtgaggcaccactgtattcgcaATTTTGATTAGCATCCCCTGCATCCCCaatccacatcattaataaaaatgttgaaaagcaccggGCACACGACTGAGCCTTGGGTTACCCCACTTGTgacttcctcccagttagagaaggagccattaatcatcatcctctgagtacaattctgtagccaactgtgtaccAATTAGAAGATCATGgagcacttggtcaaaagcttttctgaagtTAACATAGAATACGTCTACAGCATTTTCTCTGTCTATctgg is part of the Pogona vitticeps strain Pit_001003342236 chromosome Z, PviZW2.1, whole genome shotgun sequence genome and harbors:
- the LOC144585053 gene encoding LOW QUALITY PROTEIN: uncharacterized protein LOC144585053 (The sequence of the model RefSeq protein was modified relative to this genomic sequence to represent the inferred CDS: deleted 2 bases in 1 codon), which codes for MMKNRRGRIAQQHLGQPGQELMIKQENRELKIGMTRHGLHMKGLTHRKYYINACHLSKHQRTHEGEKLYPCLECGKSFNQSSNLRRHERTHTGERPHKCMECGKSFIRSYALRLHQRTHTGEKPHKCMECGKGFTLSGQLRSHERTHTGEKPHKCMECGKSFSHSSALKFHQRTHTGEKPHKCMECGKSFSLSGVLKLHQRIHSGEKPYKCMECGKSFSSSGQLRSHERIHTGEKPHECMECGKSFSLSGNLKLHQRIHTGEKPHKCMECGKSFSHSSTLRLHQRTHTGEKPHKCIECGKSFNNIGVLRRHQRTHTGEKPHKCMDCGKSFSESGDLRRHERTHTGEKPYKCIECGKSFGCSSHLTRHQRIHTGEKPHKCIECGKSFSQSSDLRLHQRTHSGEKPHKCIECGKSFTLSGQLRSHERTHTGEKPHKCMECGKSFSQSGALKFHQRTHTGEKPQKCIECGKSFSRSGALKLHQRIHSGERPYKCMECGKSFSRSSHLKLHQRIHTGEKPHKCMECGKSFSHSSALKFHQRTHTGEKPHKCMECGKSFSLSGVLKLHQRIHSGEKPYKCMECGKSFSSSGQLRSHERIHTGEKPHECMECGKSFSLSGNLKLHQRIHTGEKPHKCMECGKSFSHSSHLKLHQRIHTGEKPHKCIECGKSFNNIGVLRRHQRTHTGEKPHKCMDYGKSFSETGDLRKHERTHTGEKPYKCIECGKSFSQSGTLKLHQRIHSGERPYKCMECGKSFSRSSHLKLHQRIHTGEKSYECMECGKSFSLSGQLRSHQRTHTGEKPYKCMECGKSFSQISSLSSHRRTQ